Proteins encoded within one genomic window of Gammaproteobacteria bacterium:
- a CDS encoding nucleotidyltransferase, with translation MAILKKEFDTFHTTIKLGKYEENKSLRDKRDLLIDELTEALKDEKVPNTDKKLTFTKFDQGSYAMNTGIKPYDDDYDIDVGIIFDITNDEYDSNKLKKLIYDKLNKQHNRTVEFNTPCITVKYADGYHVDLALYADNDADYHIAWGKEHSKKNKCWYKSEPKKLTKWVKDVSAVSKESEQFRRAVRYLKKWKEKHFDNNGNVAPPSIGLTIQSRNAFHDTSGYREDKELDALINIVIQMKNSFTSTFQLDTMSFKNTVTVNLPVEPYKDVYYKMTLNQLDNYYQKLENLLEALESAQTEESDYQASLILRKIFGDDFPLAEDAKKTETKPVTTTGNNA, from the coding sequence GTGGCTATTTTAAAAAAAGAATTTGATACGTTTCATACTACAATTAAGCTAGGAAAGTATGAGGAGAATAAATCTCTTAGAGATAAAAGGGATTTATTGATTGATGAGTTAACCGAAGCTTTGAAAGATGAAAAGGTTCCTAATACAGATAAAAAGTTGACGTTCACTAAGTTCGATCAAGGCTCATACGCAATGAACACAGGCATCAAGCCGTATGATGATGACTACGATATTGATGTAGGTATTATTTTCGACATTACAAATGATGAATACGACTCGAACAAACTAAAAAAATTAATTTATGACAAGTTGAATAAACAACACAACAGAACTGTTGAATTCAACACACCATGTATTACTGTAAAATATGCAGATGGGTATCATGTTGATCTTGCTTTGTATGCTGATAATGACGCTGATTATCATATCGCGTGGGGTAAAGAGCATTCAAAAAAAAATAAGTGTTGGTACAAGTCAGAACCTAAGAAATTGACGAAATGGGTCAAAGATGTCTCTGCCGTCAGCAAAGAGTCTGAGCAGTTTAGAAGGGCTGTACGATATCTAAAGAAGTGGAAGGAAAAACACTTCGATAACAACGGGAATGTAGCTCCGCCCTCAATTGGTTTAACCATTCAGTCTAGAAATGCTTTTCATGATACATCTGGCTATCGAGAAGACAAAGAGTTAGATGCATTGATTAACATCGTAATTCAAATGAAAAACTCATTTACCTCTACGTTTCAGTTGGACACGATGTCTTTTAAAAACACGGTCACGGTGAATTTACCTGTAGAGCCGTATAAAGATGTTTATTATAAAATGACATTGAATCAGCTAGATAATTATTACCAAAAACTCGAAAATTTGTTAGAAGCACTTGAATCAGCCCAAACTGAAGAATCGGACTATCAAGCAAGTCTAATTCTTAGAAAAATTTTTGGTGATGATTTCCCATTGGCTGAAGATGCTAAAAAAACAGAAACTAAACCAGTTACTACAACTGGCAATAATGCATGA
- a CDS encoding ThiF family adenylyltransferase, with protein MTKCQLDKVIQEVESPLVLNSTKVEDRVYDFELQGKGRCWNVRVDCSYGFPFKLPTATLLNKEVIGSIPHVNFEGLICVEENDTILIDYNRPIDLMSYFLTEVAQLLNRACLKIFQDELTDEYEGYFQSSISSINSFYFANDIAEVINLRIAYRNNYRMRFAEPILLYGNNPSLPRPYSNISEMQCQCINIIHVPLSKSVLPPSANSPITSEYIFHIFKNVSDLNQVRLKKLLHGEKSKKQFFVLFSMPRKSGERSQLLIRFTIKQQSNHPLVQLSGEWTTKVYLLNRNNKSYLLERGGAENALTSKKVVVIGCGSVGSEITLMLAKAGVGELMLIDYDALEPDNIYRHRLGGSSLNYIPEKSSTVVKINYKVTALASLLTRDFPYIKVNVKPKTYKKLIKDTDFINADIIVVAVGAPSVSLQINKTLKENNFKKVVFCWNEAAGLGGHSVSLDLTESCLECLYSNQISFSMSCYLSLLEPGQNISKNLTGCAGVFTPFSYLDSSQTAVIAAKQCINMLLYNEKSIASSWKGENKSNLKVTPRYHSMSLNESIKLTNQCGCKVCNG; from the coding sequence ATGACCAAATGCCAATTGGACAAGGTGATTCAAGAAGTTGAATCACCACTTGTACTTAATAGTACCAAAGTGGAAGATAGAGTTTATGATTTTGAACTGCAAGGGAAGGGGCGTTGCTGGAATGTTAGAGTAGACTGCTCATATGGATTTCCTTTTAAATTACCTACTGCGACCCTTCTAAATAAAGAAGTTATAGGCTCCATACCTCATGTTAATTTTGAAGGTCTAATTTGCGTAGAAGAAAATGACACTATATTGATCGACTACAATAGACCAATTGATTTAATGAGTTATTTTTTAACCGAAGTAGCTCAATTACTTAATCGAGCTTGCCTCAAAATATTTCAAGATGAGTTAACTGATGAATATGAAGGTTATTTTCAATCTTCAATATCATCAATCAATTCGTTTTATTTTGCGAATGATATTGCTGAAGTTATCAATCTGAGAATTGCTTATCGTAATAATTATCGAATGCGCTTTGCTGAGCCTATCTTACTATATGGGAATAACCCCTCACTTCCTAGACCATATAGTAATATTAGTGAGATGCAGTGCCAGTGTATCAATATTATTCATGTTCCTTTATCTAAATCTGTCCTTCCACCTAGTGCAAATAGTCCTATAACTTCAGAATATATTTTTCATATTTTCAAAAATGTTTCTGACTTGAATCAAGTTAGGTTAAAAAAATTATTGCATGGAGAAAAATCAAAAAAGCAGTTTTTCGTATTGTTTAGTATGCCGCGAAAATCTGGTGAAAGAAGTCAGTTGTTAATCAGGTTCACAATTAAACAACAATCAAATCACCCGTTAGTGCAGTTATCAGGCGAATGGACTACAAAAGTTTACTTGCTTAATAGAAACAATAAGTCGTATTTATTGGAGAGAGGTGGTGCTGAAAATGCCTTAACTTCGAAGAAAGTCGTTGTTATTGGATGTGGTTCTGTAGGAAGTGAAATCACGCTTATGCTTGCTAAAGCAGGAGTGGGTGAATTGATGTTAATTGATTATGATGCTTTGGAGCCAGATAATATCTACAGGCATAGACTCGGAGGTTCCTCTTTAAATTATATTCCAGAAAAGTCTTCTACAGTAGTCAAAATAAATTATAAAGTTACTGCTTTGGCATCGTTGTTGACAAGAGACTTTCCTTATATAAAGGTTAATGTGAAACCGAAGACATACAAAAAACTGATAAAAGATACGGACTTTATTAATGCCGATATTATAGTTGTTGCTGTCGGAGCACCCTCGGTAAGCTTACAAATTAATAAGACTCTGAAAGAGAATAATTTTAAAAAAGTAGTCTTTTGCTGGAATGAAGCTGCTGGGCTAGGTGGACATTCTGTTTCACTAGACCTAACTGAATCATGTCTTGAATGTTTGTACTCAAATCAGATTAGTTTTTCAATGAGTTGTTATTTAAGCTTGCTTGAACCTGGGCAAAACATTTCGAAAAACTTAACTGGATGTGCAGGAGTCTTTACTCCTTTTTCATATTTAGACTCGTCACAAACGGCAGTTATAGCAGCTAAACAGTGTATTAATATGCTACTTTACAATGAAAAATCTATTGCGTCATCTTGGAAAGGAGAAAATAAGTCTAACCTTAAAGTAACTCCTAGGTATCATTCAATGTCGCTCAACGAATCCATCAAATTGACAAACCAATGCGGATGTAAGGTTTGTAATGGATAA
- a CDS encoding Mov34/MPN/PAD-1 family protein, with product MDKEWKIEIPNFGCLRICPRLLTNLRKYRQLLPCSPESGGVLVGKFLNSGGSLLINDFTPPQKSDKQKRCLYYRSDAHNKLVQQIWTDSDHYSTYVGLWHTHPEGVPNYSSVDRRDWMNALNNSKYEGNKLYFFIVGQTHIRSWVGTKKRFNSTINLLGEYKFEK from the coding sequence ATGGATAAAGAGTGGAAGATTGAAATACCAAATTTTGGGTGTCTTAGAATTTGCCCTAGATTGCTAACAAATCTACGAAAATATAGACAGTTGCTTCCCTGTTCTCCTGAATCTGGGGGAGTGTTGGTAGGAAAGTTTTTGAATTCTGGAGGATCGTTATTGATAAATGACTTCACCCCACCTCAAAAATCAGATAAACAAAAAAGGTGTTTATATTATCGTTCAGATGCCCATAACAAATTAGTTCAGCAAATTTGGACTGATTCAGACCACTATTCTACGTATGTTGGGCTGTGGCACACTCATCCAGAAGGTGTTCCTAATTACTCTTCAGTCGACAGGCGCGATTGGATGAACGCCTTAAATAATTCTAAGTATGAAGGTAACAAACTATATTTTTTCATTGTCGGTCAAACACATATAAGGAGTTGGGTAGGAACGAAAAAGAGATTTAATAGTACAATAAATTTACTAGGAGAATATAAGTTTGAAAAATAA
- a CDS encoding SAVED domain-containing protein has protein sequence MKNNAWERLKWLWLSYLEMRKKAYPLATLGTKLIIASLSVVSIFNLAIRATIPEGYIINDVTYSTGEISLYSMLLGFITLIVGVMLIHADIRNLARNTAKVLITGMKGTSVRFPSELLSKSEKRDSRETVQLSISESDSSSLEDQISLYNSELAVGLYSRFILHNDCNRVYLGGLARVPFLVAYGACFRAVSTKVIYFDKFHRNSEWKLLNDESDQLTFDSYDIRNIKPNLNGDIGIALSFSNEIKSFHLPESIRENTIMMTSGNKVEKNLIKNQENLHSLTESLKAIIDNLSILEGCKKIHLFLAVQSTFALDIGRRYQEGTHKNWVIHNFNAAEGKYEWAIEISKTGITQYNH, from the coding sequence TTGAAAAATAATGCATGGGAAAGGTTAAAGTGGCTATGGCTTAGCTATTTGGAAATGAGAAAGAAAGCATACCCCTTAGCGACTCTAGGAACTAAACTGATTATTGCTTCATTGAGTGTTGTATCTATTTTTAATTTGGCAATTAGGGCAACCATTCCTGAAGGTTATATTATTAATGATGTGACTTATTCGACAGGTGAAATTTCTCTATATTCGATGCTGTTAGGTTTTATTACACTGATTGTTGGTGTCATGCTAATTCACGCGGACATCCGAAATTTGGCTCGAAACACAGCTAAGGTACTTATAACTGGTATGAAAGGAACCTCAGTCCGATTTCCTTCTGAATTACTTTCAAAATCTGAAAAACGTGACTCTAGAGAGACAGTACAGTTAAGCATTTCTGAATCTGATAGCTCCTCCTTGGAAGATCAAATTTCATTATATAACTCTGAATTGGCTGTAGGGTTATATAGTCGTTTTATACTACATAATGATTGTAATAGAGTTTACCTTGGCGGTCTTGCCAGAGTACCTTTTTTAGTTGCTTATGGTGCTTGTTTCAGAGCTGTTAGTACTAAAGTAATTTATTTTGACAAATTCCATCGGAATAGTGAATGGAAGCTTCTCAATGATGAAAGCGATCAATTAACTTTTGATAGTTACGATATAAGAAATATAAAACCAAACTTAAATGGTGATATAGGTATAGCTCTAAGTTTTAGTAATGAAATAAAAAGTTTCCATTTGCCTGAGTCTATCCGAGAAAACACAATAATGATGACTTCGGGAAATAAAGTTGAAAAAAACTTAATTAAAAATCAAGAAAATTTGCATAGTCTTACCGAATCGCTCAAAGCAATTATTGATAATCTTTCTATACTCGAAGGTTGTAAAAAAATTCACTTATTTTTGGCTGTACAGTCTACATTTGCTTTAGACATTGGTAGACGATATCAAGAAGGTACTCACAAAAATTGGGTGATTCATAATTTCAATGCCGCCGAAGGGAAGTACGAATGGGCAATTGAAATTTCAAAAACTGGTATAACTCAATATAATCATTAA
- a CDS encoding cation:proton antiporter produces MITAYLIDIIYLLIAAVVTVPFFQAVKLGAVPGFLIAGIIVGPYGLGLISNISEIGNLSEIGVVFLLFFIGIELKPTRLWQMRRLVFGLGALQVSVTGSLIAGVGYLLFDLPLEAAIILGPALALSSTAFVLQLLSEKKSLRSVYGRTSIAILLLQDLAVVPLLALVPLLAMAEFSIGKDIGLALVESLLILGLVIVLGRYLLHPILHRIALSGNSEVFTASAVLLVLGTALVTEYAGLSMAMGAFLAGLFISDSSYKHQIKAEIQPFRGLLLGLFFMSMGMLFNVNLLLEYPIPILGVMCLLIIIKSGVLFPIAYLFKFKARNSFAIALTLSQSGEFALVIFSLAHQSQLLTSELFQQLLLIVLLSMLTTPLLVYFAHLITNVKAVTGMISKNKPDVVPVILAGFGRKGSKIAEILSIANIPFVALDSDALIVNKAQTNGHHVFYGDVLKPEIFTSVGASNAEIIIVALNDRYITEIVVSSLRKAHPEKNIYVCCHSIEHCYELKKLGATGTISESLEASLELAGIALITAGVEEKKQEAILRDFRRENRVKIDHEPRVENKNKINKF; encoded by the coding sequence ATGATAACTGCCTATCTCATTGATATCATATATTTATTAATAGCCGCTGTGGTTACTGTTCCTTTTTTTCAAGCCGTAAAACTAGGTGCTGTTCCGGGGTTTCTAATCGCTGGTATAATCGTCGGCCCATATGGACTCGGTCTGATTAGTAACATCAGTGAAATAGGAAACCTTTCAGAAATAGGTGTTGTCTTCCTCCTATTTTTCATAGGCATTGAACTCAAACCAACACGCCTATGGCAAATGAGGCGCTTAGTCTTTGGTTTGGGTGCTCTTCAAGTTTCTGTTACTGGTTCCTTGATCGCTGGCGTAGGATATCTTTTATTTGATCTCCCATTGGAAGCAGCGATCATATTGGGCCCTGCTCTAGCACTTTCTTCAACAGCATTTGTACTTCAACTACTCTCTGAGAAAAAATCACTTAGGTCGGTATATGGGCGAACTTCCATTGCAATATTATTACTTCAAGATCTTGCAGTAGTTCCTCTTTTAGCTTTGGTGCCATTATTAGCGATGGCAGAATTTAGTATTGGCAAAGATATTGGACTTGCGTTGGTCGAATCTTTACTGATCCTTGGGCTAGTTATTGTATTGGGTCGTTATTTATTACACCCCATTCTTCATCGCATTGCTCTGTCAGGTAACTCAGAAGTTTTTACCGCATCTGCTGTTCTCTTGGTACTTGGTACAGCTCTCGTCACTGAGTATGCTGGACTTTCTATGGCTATGGGGGCATTTCTAGCGGGATTGTTTATTTCTGATTCATCTTACAAGCATCAAATAAAGGCAGAAATACAGCCTTTTCGTGGGTTACTACTAGGACTATTTTTTATGTCTATGGGGATGTTGTTTAATGTCAATTTATTACTTGAGTACCCAATACCCATACTTGGAGTAATGTGCTTATTAATAATTATAAAATCAGGAGTACTTTTCCCTATAGCTTACCTGTTTAAATTTAAAGCAAGAAATAGTTTCGCCATTGCACTTACTCTTTCACAAAGTGGCGAATTTGCCTTAGTTATTTTTTCCTTAGCCCACCAATCTCAACTTTTAACTAGTGAATTATTTCAACAACTATTACTTATTGTTCTTCTCAGTATGCTTACTACACCATTATTAGTTTATTTCGCTCATCTTATTACTAATGTGAAGGCTGTTACTGGAATGATTAGTAAAAACAAACCGGACGTAGTCCCAGTAATACTTGCCGGATTTGGACGTAAGGGTTCGAAAATAGCTGAAATATTATCAATTGCAAACATACCTTTTGTCGCATTAGACTCCGATGCATTAATCGTTAACAAAGCGCAAACAAACGGTCATCATGTTTTTTACGGTGATGTACTCAAGCCTGAGATATTTACCTCCGTCGGTGCAAGTAATGCCGAGATAATTATAGTTGCACTTAATGACCGATATATTACTGAAATAGTGGTTTCATCACTTCGAAAAGCACATCCAGAGAAAAATATTTATGTCTGTTGTCATAGCATAGAACATTGCTATGAATTGAAAAAACTTGGAGCAACTGGGACTATATCTGAATCTTTAGAAGCCAGTTTAGAATTGGCAGGAATTGCACTCATAACAGCTGGTGTCGAAGAGAAGAAACAAGAAGCTATCCTACGCGATTTTAGAAGAGAAAATCGTGTAAAAATAGATCATGAGCCAAGAGTAGAAAATAAAAACAAGATTAACAAATTTTAA
- a CDS encoding tetratricopeptide repeat protein has product MMKNNLISTFAIVVWQRSVLIALLTLASCPMVANAQLSSQPLRKPLQINNIKIKQLAPVWTMTTGNNPLLQRDAKLLPAEQNLALILQPLLNKKDYTGALRAIKQSTQPDYQPEPLLSLSPALLQVKGQIQLSLKQNNSAKKSFLAAIAKLPDFIRAHKSLAVIYIQQKNYKAARKHLIKTITLGEGDAQLYGYLAYINLQLSTPWSAIAGYKQALLLEPDNKQWQQGLLYSFITAKDNHAAKAMINQMLQQTPNNTRLWLQLSRIALDDNTPLEALTSMEMAIRLGNKDPDNLIATAQLHLNHGSVSRAADLMSQLLKKPSSNRRKNRENFEAIESILSWLIYEKHWSEAKKMLKHSAKYAKYLTQVQRSQLKLHQASIPGKSKRQITKLYEAAIKLAPTNGRALIALAEHYQQHKNYTQAQLLFVRAATLRAFAERAYVGHAQVYIELKNYQKAADLLRKALKRNPSRQDLVQNIRLLDRMNNSQI; this is encoded by the coding sequence ATGATGAAAAATAACCTAATATCAACGTTTGCGATCGTAGTATGGCAACGTTCAGTGTTGATCGCCTTACTTACATTGGCTAGCTGTCCAATGGTTGCTAATGCTCAATTAAGTAGCCAGCCACTAAGAAAGCCACTGCAAATAAATAACATAAAAATAAAGCAATTAGCGCCTGTTTGGACCATGACCACTGGTAATAACCCGCTGTTACAACGTGATGCCAAGTTATTACCAGCAGAGCAAAATTTAGCCTTAATATTACAACCGCTGCTCAATAAAAAAGACTATACCGGCGCATTAAGGGCGATTAAGCAATCAACACAACCTGATTATCAACCAGAGCCGCTACTGTCATTAAGCCCTGCATTATTACAAGTTAAAGGACAAATACAATTATCATTAAAGCAAAATAATAGTGCTAAAAAGAGTTTTTTAGCAGCCATTGCCAAGCTACCCGATTTCATTCGGGCTCATAAAAGCCTAGCCGTTATTTACATTCAACAAAAAAACTATAAAGCTGCGCGAAAACACTTGATAAAAACTATCACTTTAGGTGAAGGGGATGCGCAGCTATATGGTTATCTGGCCTATATTAATCTACAACTAAGTACACCTTGGTCAGCAATTGCAGGCTATAAACAAGCCTTACTACTTGAACCCGACAATAAGCAATGGCAACAAGGCTTACTGTACAGTTTTATCACGGCTAAAGACAACCATGCAGCCAAAGCCATGATCAACCAAATGTTGCAACAAACGCCAAATAACACGCGTCTGTGGTTACAACTAAGCCGAATAGCCCTTGATGACAACACCCCGCTAGAAGCACTAACCAGCATGGAAATGGCGATTAGATTAGGCAACAAAGATCCCGACAATTTAATTGCCACTGCACAATTACACCTAAACCATGGTAGCGTCAGTCGTGCCGCCGATTTAATGAGTCAATTGTTAAAAAAACCCTCAAGTAATCGTCGTAAAAATCGTGAGAATTTCGAGGCTATCGAATCAATTCTTAGCTGGTTGATCTATGAAAAACACTGGTCAGAAGCGAAGAAAATGTTAAAGCATAGTGCCAAATACGCTAAATACTTAACCCAGGTTCAAAGAAGTCAACTGAAATTACATCAAGCCAGTATACCTGGTAAAAGTAAGCGCCAAATCACCAAATTATATGAAGCAGCGATCAAATTAGCACCAACCAACGGACGCGCTTTAATTGCTTTAGCTGAACATTATCAACAGCACAAAAATTATACTCAGGCCCAATTGTTATTTGTACGAGCCGCCACTTTAAGAGCCTTTGCCGAACGCGCTTATGTCGGTCATGCTCAAGTTTATATCGAGTTAAAAAATTACCAAAAAGCGGCTGATTTGTTGAGGAAAGCGCTAAAACGTAACCCATCTAGACAAGATTTGGTGCAAAACATTCGTTTGTTAGATCGAATGAATAATAGTCAAATTTAA
- a CDS encoding energy transducer TonB: MTQPRTSKLNRCHILAFIASCSLMALAILGIFAGDWFASEYEPKVMVRNITQAFTPPPPPPKPISQPTKQNQPTIELNAAGKGPAIDLTKLTIKQPPNPMISPPDFNHAPSDLNLDLAIDWQAFGLGELDTMPVLLTKVKTTFPRSLARKGIKQVIVALDVFIDEQGNITLINIKEMPYKALLNSIHKLIRKSRFSVPTKNGQPVRARFVWPVEFKK; the protein is encoded by the coding sequence ATGACACAGCCAAGGACAAGTAAACTAAATCGTTGTCATATTTTAGCCTTTATCGCGAGTTGCAGCTTGATGGCGCTGGCAATACTGGGTATTTTCGCTGGTGATTGGTTTGCGAGTGAATACGAGCCAAAAGTGATGGTGCGTAATATCACGCAAGCATTTACCCCGCCACCACCGCCACCAAAACCCATTAGCCAACCAACCAAGCAAAACCAACCCACCATCGAGTTAAACGCGGCAGGTAAAGGTCCGGCTATCGACTTAACCAAGCTGACCATCAAACAACCGCCTAACCCGATGATATCACCGCCCGACTTTAACCATGCGCCCAGTGATCTCAATTTAGATTTAGCCATTGACTGGCAAGCATTCGGTCTGGGTGAATTGGACACTATGCCGGTATTACTCACGAAAGTTAAGACAACATTTCCGCGTAGTTTAGCGCGCAAAGGGATAAAACAAGTGATAGTCGCCCTTGATGTCTTTATCGATGAGCAAGGCAATATCACCTTAATTAACATTAAAGAAATGCCTTATAAGGCATTACTTAATTCAATTCATAAACTAATTCGAAAATCACGTTTTTCAGTGCCGACAAAAAATGGTCAACCCGTGCGCGCACGTTTTGTTTGGCCTGTGGAGTTTAAAAAATGA